One part of the Helicobacter cetorum MIT 99-5656 genome encodes these proteins:
- a CDS encoding type I restriction endonuclease subunit R, whose protein sequence is MTTERKTQNKVIETFKSMGYDYLGVLRNSDNENINKEILKKWLFKHQKIDANIYNKIEQEITNALKDDLYDANKKFYELLVYGVKIKASVSEKHQTFWLIDWKNISNNEFYVAEEVSVKGKNTKRPDIVLYVNGIALGVLELKKSNRSVERGIRQNLDNQKKEFIRDFFKTIQLVMAGNESQGLRYGVIETKEKYYLSWKEENDKKDLFESIKCFLNKERFLEFISDFLIFDKGQKKCARFHQYFAIKNTQKFIHRKEGGIIWHTQGSGKSLTMVWLAKWLRANKKQARILIITDRTELDAQIQGVFSGIGERIYRTQSARDLLSVLSENKESLVCSLIHKFKDNDSDVFKKQPILYEWIVLVDECHRTESGKLHKAMKSLLPNAIFIGFSGTPLLKQDKQTSLEVFGSYIHCYKFNEAVDDKVVLDLCYEARNVEQYVNNPKKLDEYFELKTQGLNDIAKTQLKKEWANLQKVFSTKERLECIVQDILMDMQKLPRLRNDKGNAMLVAESVYNACRYFELFSNTELKDSIAVITSYEPNIADIKDCGSNESEESYKYKTYSKMLQNFFNEKDEKKALNRIKEFEEKAKERFIKEPHRMKLLIVVDKLLTGFDVPSLTYLYIDKNMQDHGLFQAVCRVNRLDREDKDFGYIIDYRDLFKSLQKAHFDYTNEVFKDYEKQDIEGLLSNKSQKIKKKLEETREQLKALCEEVKEPKDETDYIAYFCGDNLEQNVRKRQLFYKLVGAFIRMFIELNNLEKPIYSKEEMREIKKEVESYKYLKEVISLSGGEAIDLKSYNEDMRRTLDAYIKTHDSEVLIKIENQGLCEVLAHTDINAFNKGLSKVFKNKNSMAETIANNIRKLILEKEASNPKYYEKLSSILKDLINQLKENKLEYLEYLKQIKDLASQVITKQGNHYPKSLNTNALKTLYDNLEQNEDLALKIDECIRDNKKADWIGNSIKEKKLKYALSEIINDKNLLEKIFDLVKNIDEYR, encoded by the coding sequence ATCACCACAGAAAGAAAGACACAAAATAAAGTGATAGAAACTTTTAAAAGCATGGGTTATGACTATTTGGGGGTTTTAAGAAATAGTGATAATGAAAATATTAACAAAGAAATCTTAAAAAAATGGCTCTTTAAACATCAAAAGATAGACGCAAATATTTACAATAAAATTGAGCAAGAAATCACTAACGCCTTAAAAGATGATTTATATGATGCGAATAAAAAGTTTTATGAGCTTTTAGTTTATGGGGTGAAAATAAAAGCGAGTGTGAGTGAAAAACATCAAACTTTTTGGCTCATTGATTGGAAAAATATTTCTAATAATGAATTTTATGTGGCTGAAGAAGTGAGCGTTAAAGGAAAAAACACCAAACGACCTGATATTGTGCTTTATGTCAATGGGATAGCTTTAGGCGTATTAGAGTTAAAAAAGTCTAATAGGAGTGTAGAAAGGGGGATTAGACAAAATTTAGACAACCAAAAGAAAGAGTTTATTAGAGATTTTTTTAAAACTATCCAGCTAGTTATGGCAGGCAATGAAAGCCAAGGGTTAAGATATGGCGTTATAGAAACTAAAGAAAAATACTATCTTTCTTGGAAAGAAGAAAATGATAAAAAAGATTTGTTTGAGAGCATTAAATGCTTTTTAAACAAAGAGAGATTTTTAGAATTTATCAGTGATTTTTTAATTTTTGATAAGGGGCAAAAGAAATGCGCGAGATTTCATCAGTATTTTGCGATTAAAAACACTCAAAAATTTATCCATAGAAAAGAAGGGGGCATTATTTGGCACACACAAGGCAGTGGCAAGAGTCTCACTATGGTATGGCTTGCTAAATGGCTAAGAGCGAATAAAAAACAAGCCAGAATTTTAATCATTACAGACAGAACAGAACTAGATGCTCAAATTCAAGGGGTGTTTAGTGGGATAGGAGAGAGAATTTATCGCACACAGAGTGCGAGAGATTTATTGAGCGTATTATCTGAAAACAAAGAATCCTTAGTTTGTTCATTGATTCATAAATTTAAAGATAATGACTCAGATGTTTTTAAAAAGCAACCTATCTTATACGAATGGATTGTTTTAGTAGATGAATGCCATAGAACTGAAAGTGGCAAATTGCATAAAGCCATGAAAAGCTTGCTTCCTAATGCGATTTTTATAGGATTTAGTGGCACGCCTTTATTAAAGCAAGATAAACAAACCAGCTTAGAAGTGTTTGGTAGCTATATTCATTGCTATAAATTTAATGAGGCAGTTGATGATAAAGTGGTGCTAGATTTATGCTATGAGGCTAGAAATGTAGAGCAATATGTCAATAACCCTAAAAAGCTAGATGAATATTTTGAGCTAAAAACACAAGGATTAAATGATATAGCTAAAACACAGCTGAAAAAAGAATGGGCTAACTTACAAAAAGTCTTTTCAACCAAAGAGAGATTAGAATGTATTGTGCAAGATATTTTAATGGATATGCAAAAACTCCCTAGATTAAGGAATGATAAGGGCAATGCTATGCTGGTGGCTGAGAGCGTTTATAATGCGTGCAGATATTTTGAACTCTTCTCAAACACAGAATTAAAAGACAGCATAGCCGTAATTACAAGCTATGAGCCAAATATTGCCGACATTAAAGATTGTGGGAGCAATGAAAGCGAAGAGAGTTATAAATACAAAACTTACTCTAAAATGCTGCAAAACTTTTTTAATGAAAAAGATGAGAAAAAAGCCCTTAATAGAATCAAAGAGTTTGAAGAAAAAGCTAAAGAGCGTTTTATTAAAGAGCCTCATAGAATGAAACTACTCATTGTAGTAGATAAGCTATTGACCGGCTTTGATGTGCCAAGCTTGACTTATTTATATATTGATAAAAACATGCAAGACCATGGGCTTTTTCAAGCAGTATGCAGGGTCAATAGATTAGATAGAGAAGATAAGGATTTTGGCTATATCATAGATTATAGAGATTTGTTTAAAAGCCTACAAAAAGCGCATTTTGATTACACTAATGAAGTTTTTAAGGACTATGAAAAGCAAGATATTGAAGGGCTACTCTCTAACAAATCCCAAAAAATTAAGAAAAAATTAGAAGAGACAAGAGAGCAATTAAAGGCGCTTTGCGAAGAAGTGAAAGAACCCAAAGATGAAACAGATTATATCGCTTATTTTTGTGGGGATAATTTAGAACAAAATGTTAGGAAAAGGCAATTATTCTATAAACTTGTAGGTGCGTTTATAAGAATGTTTATAGAATTAAATAATTTAGAAAAGCCTATCTATTCTAAAGAAGAAATGCGAGAGATTAAAAAAGAAGTAGAGTCTTACAAATACTTAAAAGAAGTCATCAGTCTATCTGGTGGGGAAGCCATAGATTTAAAAAGCTATAATGAAGATATGCGTAGAACCTTAGACGCTTATATCAAAACCCATGATAGCGAAGTATTAATAAAGATAGAAAATCAAGGGCTATGCGAAGTTTTAGCCCATACAGATATTAATGCGTTTAATAAAGGGCTGTCTAAAGTATTTAAAAACAAAAACTCTATGGCAGAGACCATAGCAAATAACATTAGAAAACTTATTTTAGAAAAAGAGGCGAGCAACCCAAAATATTACGAAAAATTATCTTCAATTTTAAAAGACTTGATCAATCAGCTTAAAGAAAACAAATTAGAATATTTAGAATACTTAAAACAAATCAAAGATTTAGCTAGTCAAGTGATTACAAAGCAAGGCAATCATTATCCTAAAAGCTTAAACACTAATGCCTTAAAAACTCTCTATGATAATTTGGAGCAAAATGAAGATTTGGCATTAAAAATAGATGAGTGCATAAGGGATAATAAAAAGGCTGATTGGATTGGTAATTCTATCAAAGAAAAAAAGCTTAAATATGCCCTAAGCGAAATAATCAATGATAAGAATTTGCTAGAAAAAATCTTTGATTTAGTAAAAAATATAGATGAGTATAGATGA
- a CDS encoding M48 family metallopeptidase, whose amino-acid sequence MNTHRLIVGNIDIIVERKDIKHLHLSVRPPNGLVHVSCPLKLSLESIKLSLITRLSWIKEQQQNFLNQNRQSKREMLEKESHYLFGKRYLLTIKNTTQKHFVLQTPKHLILHVNKNTSPKNRQKVLENYYRQALREKIQTYINKYEKILDESIQSFKIQKMKRIWGSCNISKRTLLFNLELAKTSNECIEYVVVHELLHLKVRHHNEYFRDLLSSYLPNWQRAKEKLKETYLECP is encoded by the coding sequence ATGAATACCCATCGTTTAATTGTAGGCAATATAGACATTATCGTAGAAAGAAAAGATATTAAACATTTACATCTTAGCGTTCGCCCGCCTAATGGCTTAGTGCATGTGTCTTGCCCTTTAAAATTAAGCCTTGAAAGCATTAAACTTTCTTTAATCACTAGACTTTCTTGGATAAAAGAACAGCAACAAAATTTTTTAAACCAAAACAGACAAAGCAAAAGAGAAATGCTAGAAAAAGAAAGTCATTATCTCTTTGGCAAACGCTACCTGCTCACAATTAAGAATACCACTCAAAAACACTTTGTTCTTCAAACCCCCAAGCATTTGATTTTGCATGTCAATAAAAATACAAGCCCAAAGAATCGCCAAAAAGTGCTAGAAAATTATTACAGACAGGCACTAAGAGAAAAAATACAAACTTATATAAATAAATATGAAAAGATTTTAGATGAAAGCATACAAAGCTTTAAAATCCAAAAAATGAAACGCATATGGGGAAGTTGCAACATATCTAAACGAACCTTACTTTTTAATTTGGAGTTAGCAAAAACATCTAATGAGTGCATTGAATATGTGGTAGTGCATGAATTATTGCATTTAAAAGTGCGTCATCATAATGAATATTTTAGAGATTTATTAAGTTCATATTTGCCTAATTGGCAAAGGGCTAAAGAAAAATTAAAAGAGACCTATTTGGAGTGTCCTTAA